Within Alteromonas sp. LMIT006, the genomic segment AGACCATTGCACTTGGATAGTCTGCCGTAATACCGTCGTTTTGCATGTTCCCTAAAACTTGCCACTGTTTGATCCAATAATACGTATGTGCTTTGGTTTCACCCGCCTCTGGGGTGTAATCCGACAAACTCAAATAATCCGTAAACGCGCTGTCTGCATCGGTCATCGACCAAATTTTCCACCAAATATCGCGCCACTGATCTGGGACCAGGCCAGAGGGTTTGTTATTACTTGACTCAGTTAAGCCCAAAGAAACGTAATCCGCAAGGTAATCAGGGTATTGCCCAATATGCAAACTCAAGGTATTGGAAGGTAAACCTTGAATCCCGAGAATGTGCGCAAACGCTGGCGAGAACCAGGTTGAAAAGACAGCACCATCGCCCCAGATAATCGACGTCGTAATCCGTTCATAGCCACTCGGGAAGTTATCCAGCGTGGCGTCATTATTTGATTGCCAGCCATCGATGTTATTCCAGTACTGCCAATACGCCGCGGCAGTCGACGCATGCAAATAGATCCCGCGATCGCGGATCTCATCATTATCCGTGAGCATACCGTACAAAATCATGGCGCCATAAGCGTTGGCTGCTTCGGAAGTCGATTCGTTATTGTTGCCACGCACAAAGTTGACTCGACCGGATGCCCAAGAAAAGCCGTTTGCCGGATCAAAATGCCGCAAATAGGGGAACATATCGTCCTCACGACCACCGGCGTAGTCGCGGATCAATAATTCGATCATGGGTCCGTATTGCGACGCACTGCACCATGACGCATCAAAACGACACACCTCTGCTGCGGCTCGCACTAAATACCCATAATGAAAGTGATGATCATTAAGCTGTTGATGGGATGCAAACGATTCTTCCATGGCAAATAACGTATCCCACGTCGAGTCATAGGCAAAATACTGCTGTTCGTCGAGTCCATCGTCAGATGCTGCGGTGAACCAATCCGTGAGTTCTGCTTTTAACCAGGTCAACAATTGGTCGCGCTGTGCAGTGAGCGCAAGTTCATCGGCCAATGCGATCAACTCCGCCACTTTGCCGTAATTTTTACCACTCCAATACGCATCCTCACGACCGTAGTTCCACTGGGCCTCCCCAAGCGCAATGAAATCATTAATGTGTTGAGTCACCACATTCAGTTCCAGATCATTATTGATAGCTGGTAATGTCGGTAACACACCGACAAAGGGTAAGGTGTAGGTAAAGCCTGTACCCACATGAAACTGAGTGATCCCTCGGGCACTGCGATGACTGTACGCTGGTTCTCTCACTTGAGCGTGTTTCCAGTGCAGAGGTTGCATACCGGTCATGGTTGTCACAGGCTGTGAATTTGCGTCGACGTATTGATGCGAGACCGATACCTGTTGTTGGGTATGATCGACTTCATATTGGACCTGGACCGCATGCACCACATTACGAGCCAGTTGTGCGTGTTCGGTGATCATCGCATTGCTCGGCGGAGTCGCGGTGGGTAGTAACGCAACCGTAATGCCGCCAGTGACACTGTTGATGCGAATCTCATTCGATTCCACTGCATCAAATACCGTGCCCGTATCACCAGACACTAAAAAATAGTTAGTATTGCCCGCAACGCTGGTCCACACGCCCAGACTATTGTTTTGAGCATAGAATGTGCCTTTTTCTCCGCCATCGGCCCGCAAGGTCCTCAACACCATGTCGCCCGCTAACACATCAAAGTACACATAGGGTGAACCATGCACGAAGGTCCCGCGCATGACTTCGATCTCACCGCTTTTCCACAGTACCGTAACAGAGCCATCTGAAAAGTCATACAATGTGGCGTCTAAGTTAGTGTACTGACTGTTGGCAATGGCCATGCCATCCATGACTTCGCTAAATGGGTCAGGGATCTGGTACAAAAAGTCATTGCCCAAAACGCGGATTCCGCTCGGTAAGCCCATCATGCGCACACCTTTATTGGTAATGCGAGCAGTAATGGGATCTGGGGTAATATACGCGGCGGCATTGGGGTTGCCAATTTCCATTTCGCCTAAGAAAGAGACAGACCCCCACCAGCGTCCGCTGGCCAGAGGGCGTTCAGCAGCCGGGCCACTGACATGAGGATAAAGCGGTGTGGGAGTACCTTGAGGAATGCCCGTAGTTGTATCACAACCCGCAATGCCTGGCTCAACCACGCCCGCGTTGTAAATCCAATTGCCGTAATCTTCAACACAACGATAACTGTTCGGATTGATCGTATCGGACACATTCCCTGCCCCAAACGTTAACGCCGTAAAATCATAAAATCCTGGTCCCGTTGGATTCGGCTCAGGCACAATTGCGTTCTCTGAACTCGTCGAAAAATAGACATTATCCAATGCAAAGACAGTATCATTAAATTGCGACGCCCATATCACAATCCCCGTGTTAATCGTCCGAAGATTCAAGTTACTGGCTTGCAATTGCGCTAAAGGATAGGAAATGGTCGTCCATTCTCCAATCGGTTGTGGGCCGAGATCCACATTACCGGAGGTACAGGGGTACACGCAATCTAATTTAAAGGTCATGTTGGGATCGCCCGATATCACCTTGATATCAAAATTGATGCTCCCTTGTGCATACGCACTAAAATCCAATCCTGAGGTAGCGCTG encodes:
- a CDS encoding glycosyl hydrolase, whose amino-acid sequence is MIYPHIRIVCLSGLLVLSACGGGGGTTSPVAPPPAPPADTTAPVITLNGSATINLTVGQSYVDAGATATDDVDGNVSVSVDNPYTDAAGTYTITYTATDRAGNQSQLRRTVVVTAPTPPTNNASEVVVMRAATPDARWDRGIQAFDQALGYGDCDNATVMCASMQWQNVQDSERGPVLQVTHTNGAQLAGLFISATSGLDFSAYAQGSINFDIKVISGDPNMTFKLDCVYPCTSGNVDLGPQPIGEWTTISYPLAQLQASNLNLRTINTGIVIWASQFNDTVFALDNVYFSTSSENAIVPEPNPTGPGFYDFTALTFGAGNVSDTINPNSYRCVEDYGNWIYNAGVVEPGIAGCDTTTGIPQGTPTPLYPHVSGPAAERPLASGRWWGSVSFLGEMEIGNPNAAAYITPDPITARITNKGVRMMGLPSGIRVLGNDFLYQIPDPFSEVMDGMAIANSQYTNLDATLYDFSDGSVTVLWKSGEIEVMRGTFVHGSPYVYFDVLAGDMVLRTLRADGGEKGTFYAQNNSLGVWTSVAGNTNYFLVSGDTGTVFDAVESNEIRINSVTGGITVALLPTATPPSNAMITEHAQLARNVVHAVQVQYEVDHTQQQVSVSHQYVDANSQPVTTMTGMQPLHWKHAQVREPAYSHRSARGITQFHVGTGFTYTLPFVGVLPTLPAINNDLELNVVTQHINDFIALGEAQWNYGREDAYWSGKNYGKVAELIALADELALTAQRDQLLTWLKAELTDWFTAASDDGLDEQQYFAYDSTWDTLFAMEESFASHQQLNDHHFHYGYLVRAAAEVCRFDASWCSASQYGPMIELLIRDYAGGREDDMFPYLRHFDPANGFSWASGRVNFVRGNNNESTSEAANAYGAMILYGMLTDNDEIRDRGIYLHASTAAAYWQYWNNIDGWQSNNDATLDNFPSGYERITTSIIWGDGAVFSTWFSPAFAHILGIQGLPSNTLSLHIGQYPDYLADYVSLGLTESSNNKPSGLVPDQWRDIWWKIWSMTDADSAFTDYLSLSDYTPEAGETKAHTYYWIKQWQVLGNMQNDGITADYPSAMVFENQGIKHYVVYNFSDATKTVQFSDGVTVTAVPRDFTVLSL